In Nisaea acidiphila, the DNA window AAATCGTCCGTGGCGAGCGGTTTCTCAAGAAAATGTGTCACCTCTGCCTCGCGTATCGAGGCTTCCAGAACGTCCCGGTTCATATACCCCGTCAACATGATGCGCACGGTTTGCGGGGCGAACTCGCGCGCCCGCGACAGAAACTCGATTCCGCTCATGCCGACCATTTTCTGGTCGCTAACGACGACAGAAAAGGGACCGTTGTGCCGTAGAAGATGCAGACCCTCAGCCCCGCTCGCTGCGGTTTCGATCTCATAGACCCTTCCGGCGACTCTTTTGATGCCTTCCCGGTAGAAGGGATCGTCGTCAACAATGAGAATTCGTCCCACGCAAAACCGCCGCTACAGTTATATCGACAATTGCAGCTATATTGAGCGTTATGCGCGAGGCTCCCTATCCGCATTTGGGGAGCATTTCCGCATATGTGCATCAACTGGAGAGGAATGCTTCTTTCGAATGACATCACGGCCGAAAATCGCATTCGTAGACGATGAGAGCCGCGTGCTTGACGGTTTGCAGCGGACGCTCAGAGGCCGAAGCGATACATGGGACATGTCTTTCCATAATGATCCGGAGGAGGCGTTCAGAGAGTTCCGGACCCTTCTTCCCGATGTCGCCGTCCTTGATATCCGGATGCCGAATATGACCGGCATAGAGCTGGCGCGGAAAATGAGGGACGAGGCGCTCGAAACGATTTGTATCGTGCTTTCTGGCTCGACCGATTTCGACGTGGCGGTCTCATCGATCAATGACGCAAATATTTTCCGTTACTACGTCAAGCCATGCCCACCGGAGGATTTGACGCGCGGTATCGATGAGGCTGTCCGGGCACGGAAGAACCGGACGAATTTGGAGGAATCAGAGGCTGCGCCGCCGCCCGGCCTGACGGCTCTGTCGACGACAGCGCTTGAGCTTATTCCCTACGGCGTCATCGTCTGCGATGCCGATGGAAAGGCCGTGTTCGTCAATTCCCGGGCAGGACGCATCCTTTCCAACGGGCGTAGCCTTTCCCTTGATCCGGCGCACCGTCTGCGTGCCTTGCGCGCGGCGGAGACCAGCAGATTGCAAGACGCTATCAACAAGGCACGCGAAGAACAGTCGACCACGGCCTTGACGCTGGAGGGGGAGAGCGACAAACCGCTCCGACTGACTGCACAGCCATTCGACGAGAGCGGCTCTGGACAATCTGATCTTGTCGGCTTGTTCGTTTTCTCGGAGGATGAGCTATCGCCGCCGGATCCGCAGCTGCTGATCGAAATGTTCGGCCTGACGATTTCCGAATCTCGTCTGACCGCACAAATCGCTCGTGGGATATCGCTCGACGAGGCGGCGGCGGAGTGCGGAATTACGAAGAGCTCGGCCAGAACCTATTTGAAGAACATATTTCTGAAGGTAGGAGTGTCCCGGCAGGCGGAACTGGTCCGCACCGTCCTGACCTCATTGGCTACCCATTGAATTGTCCAAATTCTCCGCCAGTGTTCCGGCGCGTTCTTTCAGTCCAACTTTTTCAAGATAAGCCTCATCAAGCGGATATATGTCCGGATTGCGGCTGAAGAGACCGCTGTCTGAGACGCGCTTTGCGCCGACGATGGCCTGCGATATGTGCAGGACCGACAGGGGCCTTATCCCGGTTGTCTGGGCGTTATCCGGGTTATGATGAAAGGCGACGGCTTCGACGACTTCATCTGCAAAGCCCCACAGTCCCATCAAGTAGGCTCCGAGTTCTGCATGCGATGCTCCGAATGTGACGCGTTCGGCAGCGGATACCTGGGCTTCGCCGGTCTCAACCATCGCCATCGCTTTCTCGAAGGTGTCTGGATGATTGATGCGCAGTATGGCGGTCCCGATATGAGCGAGGAGGCCGGCCGAGGCGGCCTGTTCCACTCCAGCTTCGTCCATCTTCAGTTCCTGAGCGATACGCCGCGTCACACCGCCCAGGATTAGAGACCGTTCGGCCAGTTTCTTGCTCTCCTGGGCAACTTCCGGGGAAACCTCTTCGGAGAGATAAAACTCCGAGACGGTCAGCAATGCGCGAACCGTGTCCAGCCCCAGGACATCGATCGCCTGGCGGCAGCTCGATAGTTTGCGGTTGAGGTTGAAATATGCCGAATTGGCGAGACGGAGGATCTGCGCCGAAAGCCCGAGATCTTCCTCTATCGTCTTGGCGATGATGTTTGTCGAGGTGGTCGGATCGTCAATTTCCCGCACTAGCCGGAGATATCGATCAGAGAGAACCGGAACGCTTTTCAGGCTTCCAAGAAGAACCCGCAGGTCTTTCATCGGGAGCAGGTCCCGCACTCCAAAGGCGCTTTTCAGCGAGCTTACGAGGACGTCGGCATCGCAGGGCTTTGCGATGAAGCGGTGTGCATAGCCGAGCGCTTCGAGCATCGCCTCCTGCTCAGCATATCCCGAGAGAATGAAACGAATGCTTTCCGGATTACGCGTCGCGGCTGCCGTAAGCACCGCAACGCCGTCGACAGACGGCATGCGCATGTCGGAAACGACGGCATCGAACGGCTCGGCACCCATGCGATCAAGCGCTTCCTGTCCGCCGGTGAGGAACTCCATCTGCCATTCGCCGCGCATCGTGCGCAACATCCTGCGAAGGCCGCTCAGAATATTGGGTTCGTCGTCGACGAACAGAATGACAGGTTTGCTCTGAGTGTCGGTCATATTTTTCTAGCCCTCGGCTTTCTGGCGCTGCGGGGCGGTTGCCGGCTGCGCGCTCTCAGATCCGTTTTCTTCGATGTTTTCGATCTCGACTGGCTTCGGCCATTCACGGTCGCGTGCGGATGACAAGACACGCTCTGTCGTATCGTGCCCTGCCATCGTCGAGAGGGTCACGTTCTGGTTGATAACCTCATCGATAACGGCGTCGCTAAATCCCCAGATTGCGAGCAGGTAGGCGGCAATTGTGAGGCCGGACGCTCCAAAGAATTTGCGTTCCGCTTCCCAGCGCTGCGGCGTCTCGGCTTCTCCGACTTCCTTCTGGTACAGGTCCGGAAATTTCGCGGCGAGCGCGATCGAGCCAATGTTGCAAAAGGCCGCAGCAATTTCGAGATGCTGCGCTTCGAGCCCCTCGATCCCGGCGGCGGCGCCCATCGCCTTTGCGGTTTCGGCGATTTCCACGGTTTCGGTCCATAAGCGTTCTACATGGCAGTTGCTGTAGGGATCCATCTTCTCTTCGCCCGCAACGCGAACCAGCTGCTCAGCGGCAAGGCGCACGGTCGAATCTGTGACCGCTTGTGCGCCGCTCTTACCATCGTTTGACAGGTGACTCACCGCAATCTGCAACAGACTTGCGCCAGTGATCAGATCGCTGTCCAGGCGGCCTTCGCTAATCCCGCGCTTCGATCGTGTCGGGAGAATGGGGGTCGTAATGGACGCCATTGCCGAGCGGACGAAATCGTTCTTGATCTCTTTGGCTTTTTCCGCCAGGCGAGTCACATAGGCCGCGATATCTTCCGACTCGCACGGTTTTGTCAGGATAAAATGGGCTTTCGAGATCAGGGCGGACGCAATTTCGGTTTTGGCTCGCCCGGAAAGGGTTACCCGGATCGTTGAGGGCCATCTATCTGCGATTGCGCCCAGAAGATAGTCACCCGATTGTCCGGGCATGTCCTGGTCGGAGACGACGATGTCGAAGCATCGTTTCTCCATCGCCTCGAAGGCCTTCTCTGCGCCAAGCGCAATCTCGATCCGCCATTCGTTCCGGTATTTCGCGAAGGATCGGCGTAGTCCCTCGAGAAAATTCTGGTCGTCATCAACAAAAAGAACCGCGATCGACATGGACGTTCTCCTTGATTGCCCGAGTAACCGACTCTTGCGGGCCTAGGCTTGTTCCTGCGCGCCGTCTTCGGGATTCGGTTTGCTCTGCGCCCTCGAACGGAACTGGATCCATTTCCGTCCGTACTGAAGCAGTTG includes these proteins:
- a CDS encoding response regulator, with the protein product MGRILIVDDDPFYREGIKRVAGRVYEIETAASGAEGLHLLRHNGPFSVVVSDQKMVGMSGIEFLSRAREFAPQTVRIMLTGYMNRDVLEASIREAEVTHFLEKPLATDDFLDCLAAYALPLEQPIETSRGNIEPAVDTLIYRATGAEIWAGPSSVGLDPSINADILAAPAEPSVLARHIETRGSTIDTEEKDDER
- a CDS encoding response regulator; its protein translation is MTSRPKIAFVDDESRVLDGLQRTLRGRSDTWDMSFHNDPEEAFREFRTLLPDVAVLDIRMPNMTGIELARKMRDEALETICIVLSGSTDFDVAVSSINDANIFRYYVKPCPPEDLTRGIDEAVRARKNRTNLEESEAAPPPGLTALSTTALELIPYGVIVCDADGKAVFVNSRAGRILSNGRSLSLDPAHRLRALRAAETSRLQDAINKAREEQSTTALTLEGESDKPLRLTAQPFDESGSGQSDLVGLFVFSEDELSPPDPQLLIEMFGLTISESRLTAQIARGISLDEAAAECGITKSSARTYLKNIFLKVGVSRQAELVRTVLTSLATH
- a CDS encoding response regulator, which produces MTDTQSKPVILFVDDEPNILSGLRRMLRTMRGEWQMEFLTGGQEALDRMGAEPFDAVVSDMRMPSVDGVAVLTAAATRNPESIRFILSGYAEQEAMLEALGYAHRFIAKPCDADVLVSSLKSAFGVRDLLPMKDLRVLLGSLKSVPVLSDRYLRLVREIDDPTTSTNIIAKTIEEDLGLSAQILRLANSAYFNLNRKLSSCRQAIDVLGLDTVRALLTVSEFYLSEEVSPEVAQESKKLAERSLILGGVTRRIAQELKMDEAGVEQAASAGLLAHIGTAILRINHPDTFEKAMAMVETGEAQVSAAERVTFGASHAELGAYLMGLWGFADEVVEAVAFHHNPDNAQTTGIRPLSVLHISQAIVGAKRVSDSGLFSRNPDIYPLDEAYLEKVGLKERAGTLAENLDNSMGSQ
- a CDS encoding response regulator, yielding MSIAVLFVDDDQNFLEGLRRSFAKYRNEWRIEIALGAEKAFEAMEKRCFDIVVSDQDMPGQSGDYLLGAIADRWPSTIRVTLSGRAKTEIASALISKAHFILTKPCESEDIAAYVTRLAEKAKEIKNDFVRSAMASITTPILPTRSKRGISEGRLDSDLITGASLLQIAVSHLSNDGKSGAQAVTDSTVRLAAEQLVRVAGEEKMDPYSNCHVERLWTETVEIAETAKAMGAAAGIEGLEAQHLEIAAAFCNIGSIALAAKFPDLYQKEVGEAETPQRWEAERKFFGASGLTIAAYLLAIWGFSDAVIDEVINQNVTLSTMAGHDTTERVLSSARDREWPKPVEIENIEENGSESAQPATAPQRQKAEG